The genomic segment AGGGAGCACTCTAGAGCTTTATAGAGGATTAAGATAATAACCTAGCAAACGCGTGTGCTAAGATAGTTAAAGTATTTAATTAATTTAACAATATAGAAATCACCTAAAACGTCTACCATAAATTAATTAAGCCTTACCTTAAAGAGGCTAGGAAGGGAATCTTCCACGTATTGCGCTAGGTAATAGAGTTTATTAATAAGGCAGGGAAACGCACTATGCTAATATTTACATAGAAGGCAGTAGTCTAGGTAGGATAGGAATTACTAAAGAATAAGCAGGCTAAGGTATTTAGGAAGAAGTAAGTAATAGGGGATATATTACTTTGCTGTGACTTAGGGACTATAGGTAGCCTATTAATAATTGTTAATACTTCTAAGGAGTTTAGGACTATTTATTTATTCTAATTAGCTAGGGGCCTCTTATTTCCCTGTGTCTAGCTAGAGCTAGGTGTGCTCCTTCCCAAATTGGGAGGATATAGCTGTAACCTAGACTACATAACTCCTTGCCTACCACAAGGGCTTAGATAAATACATGCACTTTACACACCACAACTTTGAACCTTTCTTTTATTGTCCTTTCGGCCATTTGACTTTCTCAAACGCGGCAACTAAGGGCCTTAAGCCCCACAGACCGTACAAGGGCCGAGATCTCGGCCGGCCGGCCATGGCTTGGTGCGCTACCTACTAATGCGGGTGATGGAAAAGTGGTGGCGTGACACAACAACGAGAAAGACTATTGTTGAAATTCGTAAAGAACTTTTGACCTCAGTGTGGATAGGGaatgcatctccaaccaccaacagacAGTACGTTTCGATTATTTAGATACTGTAAAAGAGTCTGGAACGGTCAGTTCCGTGAAATGAAGAAATAAAGCTTTACAGCGGCCGTTAACCTTATGTGGTGATTGACTCAAGCATAAAGCAAGGCTGCATCACAAGCAACGAGTTCTGCATCCCGTCTTTCTTGCCGTACTTTTTACAGATTCATTCATTCTTTATTCATCTTTGCATCAAAGGCATGCATCTCAAGTCTCTTCTGGTCACGGGATTTCTCCCTCAGCTGCTTTCCGCCAGCGAGATGCGTTCGCGAGGCGTTGTCTGCAGCTTTTCCACGCCTGCAAGCAACAGAGATACTTGTGAATCTTTCGCTAAGACTTGGGGCCTGGATGTAGCCAAGCTAACATCGCTGAACCCCGGTATTCAGTGCCCTGACCTTGTTGTTGGCCAAAACTACTGTGTCGTAGGCGAAGTCTCGACAGTACCAGACAGTACGACTCAGTCATCAACGTCGATCAAGACATcgtcgacgacaacgacatcgacatcgacaaaAACAATATCGTCCTCTCCATACACTCCCACACAGCCTGGCTTGACACCCGACTGTGACAAGTTTTATCTCGTCTCAGCCGGCGACCAGTGtgatggcattgaagccaaaTTCAGCATCAGCTCGGCCCAATTTTATGCTTGGAACCCCTCCATCAACGCCGGTAGGTCACCATGTGTTAGCATTTTGACTATTGGATAGAATATAGTTCAAGTCGTTCTAACAAATCTATGACAGAATGTAGTAACCCGTGGCGTGGCTACTATGTTTGCGTTCATGCCCCGGGTGCTGTCGTGACACCACCCACACCGACAAAGCCGGCAAACGGGTAAGCTACCATCAGGACTAGCACATCAATCATTGATGTGAAGCATAAATACAGAAACGTTAACCCGACTCTTTATTGTTCGCAGTATCAAAACTCCCCAACCAACGCAGCCGCACATAGTCTCGTATTATAGCCGCTTCCAGTAGGTCAAGAGTGGCGACACGTGTGCCGATGTCGTTGCTCGTAGTGGAATTTCTCTGGACGACTTTCTCAAGTGGAATCCAGATGCTGGAAATAACTGTCAAGGGCTGTGGGCAAATGCTTATGcctgcatcaacatcctACCAGCCTTTACTCTCGGCACCTACTACCATACCGATTGCACTGGTACTATACACAATGCGGCAGCCATTCAAATGCAGACGGATGGCGCGTGTATTAACACTGATTGCCAGGCAGGGTCTGTTAAAGTCATCCCGCAAGGTGCGTGCCCAGATGGCGAGATACAAATCAGCTACTGGGAGCAACCTGGCTGCACGGGGAAGTGGTTCGGGTATAGCTACACCAGCAGAGACACATGTCACAGGATGTGGACTGATGGCTGGAAATTCAAGTCGTTGCATTTGAGATGTGCCAGCGAAAAGGACGACTGCGTGAGTAAAGGCACTTGTACTTTTGACCCGGAGCCAGCAAACAATGTATGCTAGAGTACTTGACAGATTTGTAAGTCTAACTTGGGACACGGGAGGGCACGCTGATTAGGAAAATGGTCTATGTGGAATAACTAAGATACTTTAAGGGCCCGGCAGATTATGCGGGAACAAAGCCAGTTCATTAATTGAAGAATTTCTGTCCTTCTTTCAACCATAGGCCTTCTTGAGTGAAGGAACACGATGGGCCACGCGACTTATTATAGGCTACCCCAGATTTGCGTTGGCCTGTCGGCTTCAGCCCATTATTTCACCTTCCCTTGTATTATTACTTTCTTGGCATTTACTGTTAAGGAGGTACTCGTAATTACTATTAATTTGCTTAACATCACATAAAACTTCAATTTCTGCGCGTTGCGCAGCTGCGGCGGCGGGCGATGGCGACTGCCACCTCCAGCCCGCCCTGTGAGCCGGATTGGCTCGATCTCGGCATCTACACGCCTAAGAATTTAGCTCGGGGCGCCCGCGCAGCCGTCCTTCGAGACAGTTCACCCGTAGAGGTCACCGACATTGTGTCAGCTATCACGATTTCAAGATGGGGCAAGTCGTTGCTTTTTACAATGCCGCGACGCGGCATTGTATCATCAAAGACTCCTGGTCTTAGGTTTGTATCAGACATGGTTACCTGTTACAGCTTCGCCGCTTCGGCGAAGCTGCTCACAAGATAAATAGCTACGTTCATTCCTTCCTTTCATTTGTTCTTCAGATAATTCTCATTCAATTCATCGAAGGCGCCTTTGCCAGTTCCTTCCTGTCTCTAGTCCAACTGCTTCCACTTCATTCTCCGTTCACGTGATGTGTGCCAGTAACTGTCCGATACAGAACGAGCACTGCTTCCACTAGTTACCAAGGCTGGCATCACCAAGGTTCATAAGGCAGGTTGATACGAAACGCCTCATGGCAGACTTCAAGCCACGCTTTCACCACGACGAACTGTGCATGTGCACTAGTTGTCAAAGCCATAATTTGGTTTGTAGCAACCTCCAGGTCTAACTTAATAAACAGTCTAACGGCGAACCGGGGGCGGGTATACAGTTCGATGGCCAGTGAAGCCTGTGCTTCTTGATTCCATGGGAAGATCTCTTAACCGCAGAATTCGGGCTTTGGAGAAGGTGGACAAGTGACATTTTCATGATATTTGCCTATACTGTAGGATTGATCGTCCTTGCGACTCCGAAGAGTAGATCCAAATATCACTAATTTCTACTGCACCAACGCCTCGCCCAAATCGTCCAAAAGTTGGTGACGGTTGGAGTGAATCTAATACTCGATACTCTGGCCATTACTCTgaccctgaccctgaccctgaccTGGAGACCTATCGAAAGTATTCTGAACAATAAACCCTGACCCTTATACCCCACACTCTTACAAAATTGAAACCCATTTGCTTTGACTACTCGTAGGCTGATATCGTACATATCTACCGAAACTCGTTGCAGTATACTTTCCATCC from the Pochonia chlamydosporia 170 chromosome 6, whole genome shotgun sequence genome contains:
- a CDS encoding LysM domain-containing protein (similar to Metarhizium robertsii ARSEF 23 XP_007816348.1) — encoded protein: MHLKSLLVTGFLPQLLSASEMRSRGVVCSFSTPASNRDTCESFAKTWGLDVAKLTSLNPGIQCPDLVVGQNYCVVGEVSTVPDSTTQSSTSIKTSSTTTTSTSTKTISSSPYTPTQPGLTPDCDKFYLVSAGDQCDGIEAKFSISSAQFYAWNPSINAECSNPWRGYYVCVHAPGAVVTPPTPTKPANGGISLDDFLKWNPDAGNNCQGLWANAYACINILPAFTLGTYYHTDCTGTIHNAAAIQMQTDGACINTDCQAGSVKVIPQGACPDGEIQISYWEQPGCTGKWFGYSYTSRDTCHRMWTDGWKFKSLHLRCASEKDDCVSKGTCTFDPEPANNVC